A DNA window from Patagioenas fasciata isolate bPatFas1 chromosome 1, bPatFas1.hap1, whole genome shotgun sequence contains the following coding sequences:
- the ATP2B1 gene encoding plasma membrane calcium-transporting ATPase 1 isoform X6, translated as MGDMANNSVAYSGVKNAVKEANHGDFGVTLAELRSLMELRATDALHKIQECYGDVHGICTKLKTSPNEGLSGNPADIERREAVFGKNFIPPKKPKTFLQLVWEALQDVTLIILEIAAVVSLGLSFYQPPGGNESLCGSVNVGEEEEESEAGWIEGAAILLSVVCVVLVTAFNDWSKEKQFRGLQSRIEQEQKFTVIRGGQVIQIPVADIIVGDIAQVKYGDLLPADGVLIQGNDLKIDESSLTGESDHVKKSLDRDPMLLSGTHVMEGSGRMVVTAVGVNSQTGIIFTLLGAGGDEEEKEKEKEKKDKKTKAQDGAAMEMQPLKSEDGGDGDEKDKKRSNLPKKEKSVLQGKLTKLAVQIGKAGLLMSAITVIILVLYFVIDTFWVQKRPWLAECTPIYIQYFVKFFIIGVTVLVVAVPEGLPLAVTISLAYSVKKMMKDNNLVRHLDACETMGNATAICSDKTGTLTMNRMTVVQAYINEKHYKKIPEPEAIPEKTMAYLVTGISVNCAYTSKILPPEKEGGLPRHVGNKTECALLGLLLDLKRDYQDVRNEIPEEDLYKVYTFNSVRKSMSTVLKNSDGSFRIFSKGASEIVLKKCFKILSANGEPKVFRPRDRDDIVKTVIEPMASEGLRTICLAFRDFPAGEPEPEWDNENDIVTGLTCIAVVGIEDPVRPEVPDAIKKCQRAGITVRMVTGDNINTARAIALKCGILNPGEDFLCLEGKDFNRRIRNEKGEIEQERIDKIWPKLRVLARSSPTDKHTLVKGIIDSTVFEQRQVVAVTGDGTNDGPALKKADVGFAMGIAGTDVAKEASDIILTDDNFTSIVKAVMWGRNVYDSISKFLQFQLTVNVVAVIVAFTGACITQDSPLKAVQMLWVNLIMDTLASLALATEPPTEALLLRKPYGRNKPLISRTMMKNILGHAFYQLVVVFTLLFAGEKIFDIDSGRNAPLHAPPSEHYTIVFNTFVMMQLFNEINARKIHGERNVFEGIFNNAIFCSIVLGTFVVQIIIVQFGGKPFSCSELSIEQWLWSIFLGMGTLLWGQLISTIPTSRLKFLKEAGHGTQKEEIPEEELAEDVEEIDHAERELRRGQILWFRGLNRIQTQMDVVNAFQSGSTIQGALRRQPSIASQHHDVTNISTPTHVVFSSTTASTTVGYPSGECIS; from the exons GTTTAAGTGGAAATCCAGCAGATATAGAAAGGAGAGAAGCAGTTTTTGGGAAGAACTTTATACCTCCTAAAAAGCCAAAAACATTTCTTCAGTTAGTATGGGAAGCACTACAGGACGTTACACTAATTATATTAGAAATTGCAGCTGTAGTATCCTTGGGCCTTTCTTTTTACCAGCCTCCAGGAGGAAATGAATCGT TATGTGGATCAGTAAATGTtggtgaagaagaggaggaatCTGAAGCAGGTTGGATTGAAGGAGCAGCAATCCTCCTATCTGTAGTTTGTGTGGTATTAGTAACAGCTTTCAATGACTGGAGTAAAGAGAAACAATTTCGGGGATTGCAGAGCCGTATTGAACAAGAACAGAAATTCACAGTCATCAGAGGTGGCCAAGTCATCCAAATACCAGTAGCTGACATAATTGTTGGAGATATTGCACAAGTGAAATATg GTGATCTTTTACCGGCTGATGGTGTACTCATTCAAGGAAATGACCTCAAAATTGATGAAAGTTCACTGACTGGAGAATCTGATCACGTTAAGAAGTCTCTGGACAGAGATCCCATGCTGCTGTCAG GTACACATGTGATGGAAGGCTCTGGAAGAATGGTAGTCACTGCTGTAGGTGTGAACTCTCAGACTGGAATCATCTTTACCTTGCTTGGGGCTGGAGGAgatgaagaggagaaggagaaagaaaaagagaagaaggacAAGAAAA CTAAAGCTCAGGATGGTGCAGCCATGGAAATGCAGCCACTGAAGAGTGAGGATGGTGGGGATGGAGATGAGAAAGACAAGAAGAGATCAAACTTGCCAAAGAAAGAGAAGTCGGTTCTTCAAGGGAAACTCACAAAGCTCGCAGTTCAGATTGGCAAAGCAG GTTTGTTGATGTCTGCAATCACAGTCATTATCCTTGTGTTATATTTTGTAATTGATACCTTCTGGGTTCAGAAAAGACCTTGGCTTGCTGAATGTACACCAATTTATATTCAGTATTTTGTGAAGTTCTTCATTATTGGAGTTACAGTCTTGGTGGTGGCAGTACCAGAAGGTCTTCCGCTTGCAGTGACTATATCTCTGGCTTACTCTGTTAAG aaaatgATGAAAGATAATAACTTGGTGAGACATCTGGATGCATGTGAAACAATGGGCAATGCAACAGCTATTTGCTCAGATAAAACGGGAACATTGACCATGAACAGAATGACAGTGGTCCAAGCCTACATCAATGAAAAACATTATAAAAAAATTCCAGAACCAGAAGCTATTCCAGAGAAAACTATGGCTTACCTTGTGACAGGAATTTCTGTTAATTGTGCTTATACTTCCAAAATACTG cctcctgaAAAAGAAGGTGGCCTACCCCGTCATGTTGGAAATAAAACTGAATGTGCCTTGCTGGGATTGCTCTTGGATTTAAAACGTGATTATCAGGACGTAAGAAATGAGATACCAGAAGAGGATTTGTACAAAGTGTACACCTTCAACTCTGTTAGAAAATCTATGAGTACTGTGTTAAAAAACTCTGATGGCAGTTTCCGGATATTCAGTAAAGGTGCCTCTGAGATAGTTCTCAAAAA GTGCTTCAAAATACTGAGTGCTAATGGAGAACCAAAGGTATTTAGACCTAGGGACCGTGATGATATCGTGAAAACTGTAATTGAGCCAATGGCTTCTGAAGGGCTCAGAACCATCTGCCTGGCATTCAGAGACTTCCCAGCAGGGGAACCCGAGCCAGAATGGGACAATGAAAATGATATTGTTACTGGTCTGACGTGCATTGCTGTTGTTGGGATTGAAGATCCTGTGAGACCTGAG GTACCTGATGCAATAAAAAAATGTCAGCGTGCAGGCATAACTGTACGTATGGTGACTGGCGATAACATTAACACTGCTCGTGCTATTGCATTAAAATGTGGTATTCTGAATCCTGGTGAAGATTTCCTGTGTTTAGAGGGCAAAGACTTTAACAGGAGAATACGCAATGAAAAAGGAGAG ATAGAGCAAGAGAGAATAGATAAAATTTGGCCAAAGCTTCGTGTTCTTGCAAGATCTTCTCCCACTGACAAACACACTCTAGTAAAAG GTATAATTGACAGCACTGTCTTTGAACAGAGGCAAGTTGTAGCAGTAACTGGTGACGGTACCAATGATGGTCCAGCTCTGAAGAAGGCAGATGTTGGATTTGCTATg ggaATTGCTGGAACAGATGTAGCGAAAGAAGCTTCTGACATTATCCTTACAGACGACAACTTCACAAGTATTGTTAAAGCAGTTATGTGGGGACGAAATGTGTATGACAGCATCTCCAAATTTCTTCAGTTCCAGCTTACCGTCAATGTAGTAGCAGTAATTGTTGCTTTTACAGGAGCATGCATAACACAA GATTCTCCACTTAAAGCTGTGCAGATGCTGTGGGTAAATCTCATAATGGACACATTAGCTTCTCTTGCCCTGGCAACAGAACCACCCACTGAAGCTCTTCTGTTGCGAAAGCCTTACGGTAGAAACAAACCTCTGATTTCTCGTACAATGATGAAGAACATTTTGGGTCATGCATTCTACCAGCTCGTAGTGGTCTTCACACTCCTGTTTGCTG GTGAGAAAATTTTCGATATCGATAGTGGAAGAAATGCACCTCTGCATGCTCCTCCTTCAGAGCATTATACTATTGTATTTAATACATTTGTGATGATGCaactttttaatgaaattaatgcCCGAAAAATTCATGGTGAAAGAAACGTTTTTGAAGGCATCTTTAACAATGCTATCTTCTGTTCTATTGTTCTGGGGACATTTGTTGTGCAG ATAATTATTGTGCAGTTTGGTGGGAAGCCTTTCAGTTGCTCAGAACTCTCGATTGAACAGTGGCTGTGGTCCATTTTCCTGGGCATGGGAACACTACTCTGGGGCCAG TTGATTTCAACAATTCCGACCAGCCGTCTGAAATTCCTTAAAGAAGCTGGTCATGGAACACAAAAAGAAGAGATTCCTGAAGAAGAACTAGCAGAGGATGTAGAGGAGATCGATCATGCTGAGAGAGAATTACGTCGTGGTCAGATCTTGTGGTTTAGGGGACTAAACAGGATACAAACTCAG ATGGATGTAGTGAATGCTTTCCAGAGTGGAAGTACCATTCAGGGGGCTCTAAGGCGGCAACCCTCCATCGCCAGCCAGCACCATGATGTAACAAATATTTCTACCCCTACACATGTAGTGTTTTCCTCTACTACTGCTTCTACTACTGTGGGGT
- the ATP2B1 gene encoding plasma membrane calcium-transporting ATPase 1 isoform X5, producing the protein MGDMANNSVAYSGVKNAVKEANHGDFGVTLAELRSLMELRATDALHKIQECYGDVHGICTKLKTSPNEGLSGNPADIERREAVFGKNFIPPKKPKTFLQLVWEALQDVTLIILEIAAVVSLGLSFYQPPGGNESLCGSVNVGEEEEESEAGWIEGAAILLSVVCVVLVTAFNDWSKEKQFRGLQSRIEQEQKFTVIRGGQVIQIPVADIIVGDIAQVKYGDLLPADGVLIQGNDLKIDESSLTGESDHVKKSLDRDPMLLSGTHVMEGSGRMVVTAVGVNSQTGIIFTLLGAGGDEEEKEKEKEKKDKKNKKQDGAVENRNKAKAQDGAAMEMQPLKSEDGGDGDEKDKKRSNLPKKEKSVLQGKLTKLAVQIGKAGLLMSAITVIILVLYFVIDTFWVQKRPWLAECTPIYIQYFVKFFIIGVTVLVVAVPEGLPLAVTISLAYSVKKMMKDNNLVRHLDACETMGNATAICSDKTGTLTMNRMTVVQAYINEKHYKKIPEPEAIPEKTMAYLVTGISVNCAYTSKILPPEKEGGLPRHVGNKTECALLGLLLDLKRDYQDVRNEIPEEDLYKVYTFNSVRKSMSTVLKNSDGSFRIFSKGASEIVLKKCFKILSANGEPKVFRPRDRDDIVKTVIEPMASEGLRTICLAFRDFPAGEPEPEWDNENDIVTGLTCIAVVGIEDPVRPEVPDAIKKCQRAGITVRMVTGDNINTARAIALKCGILNPGEDFLCLEGKDFNRRIRNEKGEIEQERIDKIWPKLRVLARSSPTDKHTLVKGIIDSTVFEQRQVVAVTGDGTNDGPALKKADVGFAMGIAGTDVAKEASDIILTDDNFTSIVKAVMWGRNVYDSISKFLQFQLTVNVVAVIVAFTGACITQDSPLKAVQMLWVNLIMDTLASLALATEPPTEALLLRKPYGRNKPLISRTMMKNILGHAFYQLVVVFTLLFAGEKIFDIDSGRNAPLHAPPSEHYTIVFNTFVMMQLFNEINARKIHGERNVFEGIFNNAIFCSIVLGTFVVQIIIVQFGGKPFSCSELSIEQWLWSIFLGMGTLLWGQLISTIPTSRLKFLKEAGHGTQKEEIPEEELAEDVEEIDHAERELRRGQILWFRGLNRIQTQMDVVNAFQSGSTIQGALRRQPSIASQHHDVTNISTPTHVVFSSTTASTTVGSEW; encoded by the exons GTTTAAGTGGAAATCCAGCAGATATAGAAAGGAGAGAAGCAGTTTTTGGGAAGAACTTTATACCTCCTAAAAAGCCAAAAACATTTCTTCAGTTAGTATGGGAAGCACTACAGGACGTTACACTAATTATATTAGAAATTGCAGCTGTAGTATCCTTGGGCCTTTCTTTTTACCAGCCTCCAGGAGGAAATGAATCGT TATGTGGATCAGTAAATGTtggtgaagaagaggaggaatCTGAAGCAGGTTGGATTGAAGGAGCAGCAATCCTCCTATCTGTAGTTTGTGTGGTATTAGTAACAGCTTTCAATGACTGGAGTAAAGAGAAACAATTTCGGGGATTGCAGAGCCGTATTGAACAAGAACAGAAATTCACAGTCATCAGAGGTGGCCAAGTCATCCAAATACCAGTAGCTGACATAATTGTTGGAGATATTGCACAAGTGAAATATg GTGATCTTTTACCGGCTGATGGTGTACTCATTCAAGGAAATGACCTCAAAATTGATGAAAGTTCACTGACTGGAGAATCTGATCACGTTAAGAAGTCTCTGGACAGAGATCCCATGCTGCTGTCAG GTACACATGTGATGGAAGGCTCTGGAAGAATGGTAGTCACTGCTGTAGGTGTGAACTCTCAGACTGGAATCATCTTTACCTTGCTTGGGGCTGGAGGAgatgaagaggagaaggagaaagaaaaagagaagaaggacAAGAAAA ATAAAAAGCAAGATGGAGCTGTTGAAAACCGAAACAAAG CTAAAGCTCAGGATGGTGCAGCCATGGAAATGCAGCCACTGAAGAGTGAGGATGGTGGGGATGGAGATGAGAAAGACAAGAAGAGATCAAACTTGCCAAAGAAAGAGAAGTCGGTTCTTCAAGGGAAACTCACAAAGCTCGCAGTTCAGATTGGCAAAGCAG GTTTGTTGATGTCTGCAATCACAGTCATTATCCTTGTGTTATATTTTGTAATTGATACCTTCTGGGTTCAGAAAAGACCTTGGCTTGCTGAATGTACACCAATTTATATTCAGTATTTTGTGAAGTTCTTCATTATTGGAGTTACAGTCTTGGTGGTGGCAGTACCAGAAGGTCTTCCGCTTGCAGTGACTATATCTCTGGCTTACTCTGTTAAG aaaatgATGAAAGATAATAACTTGGTGAGACATCTGGATGCATGTGAAACAATGGGCAATGCAACAGCTATTTGCTCAGATAAAACGGGAACATTGACCATGAACAGAATGACAGTGGTCCAAGCCTACATCAATGAAAAACATTATAAAAAAATTCCAGAACCAGAAGCTATTCCAGAGAAAACTATGGCTTACCTTGTGACAGGAATTTCTGTTAATTGTGCTTATACTTCCAAAATACTG cctcctgaAAAAGAAGGTGGCCTACCCCGTCATGTTGGAAATAAAACTGAATGTGCCTTGCTGGGATTGCTCTTGGATTTAAAACGTGATTATCAGGACGTAAGAAATGAGATACCAGAAGAGGATTTGTACAAAGTGTACACCTTCAACTCTGTTAGAAAATCTATGAGTACTGTGTTAAAAAACTCTGATGGCAGTTTCCGGATATTCAGTAAAGGTGCCTCTGAGATAGTTCTCAAAAA GTGCTTCAAAATACTGAGTGCTAATGGAGAACCAAAGGTATTTAGACCTAGGGACCGTGATGATATCGTGAAAACTGTAATTGAGCCAATGGCTTCTGAAGGGCTCAGAACCATCTGCCTGGCATTCAGAGACTTCCCAGCAGGGGAACCCGAGCCAGAATGGGACAATGAAAATGATATTGTTACTGGTCTGACGTGCATTGCTGTTGTTGGGATTGAAGATCCTGTGAGACCTGAG GTACCTGATGCAATAAAAAAATGTCAGCGTGCAGGCATAACTGTACGTATGGTGACTGGCGATAACATTAACACTGCTCGTGCTATTGCATTAAAATGTGGTATTCTGAATCCTGGTGAAGATTTCCTGTGTTTAGAGGGCAAAGACTTTAACAGGAGAATACGCAATGAAAAAGGAGAG ATAGAGCAAGAGAGAATAGATAAAATTTGGCCAAAGCTTCGTGTTCTTGCAAGATCTTCTCCCACTGACAAACACACTCTAGTAAAAG GTATAATTGACAGCACTGTCTTTGAACAGAGGCAAGTTGTAGCAGTAACTGGTGACGGTACCAATGATGGTCCAGCTCTGAAGAAGGCAGATGTTGGATTTGCTATg ggaATTGCTGGAACAGATGTAGCGAAAGAAGCTTCTGACATTATCCTTACAGACGACAACTTCACAAGTATTGTTAAAGCAGTTATGTGGGGACGAAATGTGTATGACAGCATCTCCAAATTTCTTCAGTTCCAGCTTACCGTCAATGTAGTAGCAGTAATTGTTGCTTTTACAGGAGCATGCATAACACAA GATTCTCCACTTAAAGCTGTGCAGATGCTGTGGGTAAATCTCATAATGGACACATTAGCTTCTCTTGCCCTGGCAACAGAACCACCCACTGAAGCTCTTCTGTTGCGAAAGCCTTACGGTAGAAACAAACCTCTGATTTCTCGTACAATGATGAAGAACATTTTGGGTCATGCATTCTACCAGCTCGTAGTGGTCTTCACACTCCTGTTTGCTG GTGAGAAAATTTTCGATATCGATAGTGGAAGAAATGCACCTCTGCATGCTCCTCCTTCAGAGCATTATACTATTGTATTTAATACATTTGTGATGATGCaactttttaatgaaattaatgcCCGAAAAATTCATGGTGAAAGAAACGTTTTTGAAGGCATCTTTAACAATGCTATCTTCTGTTCTATTGTTCTGGGGACATTTGTTGTGCAG ATAATTATTGTGCAGTTTGGTGGGAAGCCTTTCAGTTGCTCAGAACTCTCGATTGAACAGTGGCTGTGGTCCATTTTCCTGGGCATGGGAACACTACTCTGGGGCCAG TTGATTTCAACAATTCCGACCAGCCGTCTGAAATTCCTTAAAGAAGCTGGTCATGGAACACAAAAAGAAGAGATTCCTGAAGAAGAACTAGCAGAGGATGTAGAGGAGATCGATCATGCTGAGAGAGAATTACGTCGTGGTCAGATCTTGTGGTTTAGGGGACTAAACAGGATACAAACTCAG ATGGATGTAGTGAATGCTTTCCAGAGTGGAAGTACCATTCAGGGGGCTCTAAGGCGGCAACCCTCCATCGCCAGCCAGCACCATGATGTAACAAATATTTCTACCCCTACACATGTAGTGTTTTCCTCTACTACTGCTTCTACTACTGTGGG